From the genome of Pieris rapae chromosome 5, ilPieRapa1.1, whole genome shotgun sequence, one region includes:
- the LOC111003513 gene encoding zinc transporter ZIP3, translating into MEVSTAKVISMVALGLGSFAAGVAPVCISERARQRHPLFISCLLCFGGGVLLSTSLTHILPEAREILGKYSELGLCVGFFLVYFVDELVHFFYGAHNSSQRERTSYGTEESRLLRDDEMRESCGGAADNPRMCHVSHRAPCNKSYSGVIGLLCALLVHSFLEGLAIGLQETASQVLLLLAAVACHKFVVGFCLGAELCASGRSLSAHIVSILLFSGGSVAGIGLGTGLDAISQLKNSVSASILQALAAGTLLYVTVSEVLPRERARWHEQKRLAGVAQFFAVTTGFAVMYLSTMYLDHAD; encoded by the exons ATGGAGGTGTCAACTGCAAAAGTGATATCTATGGTGGCCTTGGGGCTTGGGAGTTTCGCTGCTGGTGTGGCACCAGTGTGTATTTCAGAAAGAGCCAGACAGCGGCATCccctttttatttcttgtctGCTCTGTTTTGGAGGTGGTGTTCTACTATCCACGTCGCTCACCCACATTCTGCCGGAAGCCAGAGAAATTCTAGGAAAATATTCAGAACTTGGATTATGTGTTGGTTTCTTTCTGGTTTATTTTGTAGATGAATTGGTTCATTTCTTTTACGGGGCACATAACAGCAGCCAAAGAGAGAGAACTAGTTATGGGACTGAGGAATCTCGTCTTTTGAGGGATGATGAAATGAGAGAAAGTTGTGGTGGAGCTGCTGATAATCCTCGTATGTGTCATGTTAGCCATAGAGCACCTTGTAATAAGAGTTATTCGGGGGTCATAGGTTTATTATGTGCGTTGCTCGTGCACAGTTTTTTGGAAGGACTTGCTATTGGACTGCAAGAAACAGCATCGCAG gtTCTTCTTCTTCTAGCAGCAGTGGCCTGTCATAAATTTGTTGTGGGTTTTTGTCTTGGGGCTGAATTGTGCGCGAGTGGAAGAAGCCTTAGCGCTCACATCGTGTCAATTCTACTCTTCAGTGGAGGGTCAGTTGCAGGCATCGGGTTAGGTACCGGTCTCGATGCTATAAGCCAGCTGAAGAATTCAGTTTCTGCGTCCATCCTGCAG GCATTAGCTGCCGGAACGCTTCTGTATGTAACCGTGAGTGAAGTTCTTCCAAGGGAAAGAGCCCGCTGGCATGAACAAAAACGTTTAGCGGGTGTTGCACAGTTCTTCGCTGTGACAACAGGGTTCGCTGTCATGTATCTTTCTACGATGTACTTAG ATCATGCAGATTAG
- the LOC111003515 gene encoding uncharacterized protein LOC111003515 isoform X2, with product MLMASALSTLLAVLCGAMAGAGASEVSANASRVRRAPLTHHAHRLMTEEEMDATASWKRSHWREMQSILRREGSQKEVVECCPSVLEMVAKKGGRTPTGLYVELYEDGENKQRLYELSCAPDVVDKPCRFVDARLFNQSRCVQKYSYSYALVRYSSATEMPLRHRPEGHFSVPGSGGWSMDYVIVRAGCECQITPPKRKSAHRKRLERHRRKRKRLEDDDDT from the exons ATGCTGATGGCAAGCGCCCTGTCCACTCTCCTCGCG GTGCTGTGTGGAGCGATGGCGGGCGCGGGCGCAAGCGAGGTGTCGGCCAACGCGAGCCGGGTGCGACGGGCGCCACTCACGCACCACGCGCACCGACTTAT gaCGGAGGAAGAAATGGACGCGACCGCATCTTGGAAGCGTTCCCACTGGCGCGAGATGCAGTCAATACTACGACGAGAGGGCTCCCAAAAGGAGGTCGTCGAGTGCTGCCCCTCAGTCCTAGAAATGGTCGCGAAGAAAGGCGGCCGAACCCCCACCGGTCTCTACGTAGAACTCTACGAGGACGGTGAGAACAAACAGAGGCTCTACGAGCTCTCCTGCGCACCGGATGTTGTAGACAAACCCTGCAGATTCGTAGACGCACGCCTCTTCAACCAATCGAGATGTGTGCAGAAGTATTCATACTCCTACGCACTAGTGAGGTATTCTTCAGCTACCGAGATGCCGCTGCGACATCGGCCGGAAGGACATTTCTCTGTCCCCGGTTCCGGCGGCTGGTCCATGGACTATGTGATAGTTAGAGCCGGCTGCGAGTGTCAAATCACTCCGCCTAAACGCAAGAGTGCGCACCGGAAACGATTGGAGAGGCATCGCCGGAAAAGGAAACGACTGGAGGATGACGATGACACTTGA
- the LOC111003515 gene encoding uncharacterized protein LOC111003515 isoform X1 has protein sequence MSYLNSWINLFLLMAIKMVLCGAMAGAGASEVSANASRVRRAPLTHHAHRLMTEEEMDATASWKRSHWREMQSILRREGSQKEVVECCPSVLEMVAKKGGRTPTGLYVELYEDGENKQRLYELSCAPDVVDKPCRFVDARLFNQSRCVQKYSYSYALVRYSSATEMPLRHRPEGHFSVPGSGGWSMDYVIVRAGCECQITPPKRKSAHRKRLERHRRKRKRLEDDDDT, from the exons atgagttatttaaattcttggataaatttatttttgcttatGGCAATTAAAATG GTGCTGTGTGGAGCGATGGCGGGCGCGGGCGCAAGCGAGGTGTCGGCCAACGCGAGCCGGGTGCGACGGGCGCCACTCACGCACCACGCGCACCGACTTAT gaCGGAGGAAGAAATGGACGCGACCGCATCTTGGAAGCGTTCCCACTGGCGCGAGATGCAGTCAATACTACGACGAGAGGGCTCCCAAAAGGAGGTCGTCGAGTGCTGCCCCTCAGTCCTAGAAATGGTCGCGAAGAAAGGCGGCCGAACCCCCACCGGTCTCTACGTAGAACTCTACGAGGACGGTGAGAACAAACAGAGGCTCTACGAGCTCTCCTGCGCACCGGATGTTGTAGACAAACCCTGCAGATTCGTAGACGCACGCCTCTTCAACCAATCGAGATGTGTGCAGAAGTATTCATACTCCTACGCACTAGTGAGGTATTCTTCAGCTACCGAGATGCCGCTGCGACATCGGCCGGAAGGACATTTCTCTGTCCCCGGTTCCGGCGGCTGGTCCATGGACTATGTGATAGTTAGAGCCGGCTGCGAGTGTCAAATCACTCCGCCTAAACGCAAGAGTGCGCACCGGAAACGATTGGAGAGGCATCGCCGGAAAAGGAAACGACTGGAGGATGACGATGACACTTGA